The Solibacillus daqui genome has a segment encoding these proteins:
- a CDS encoding redox protein yields the protein MEAKKQQIECHNCHEMMIIDFETATFATAVQVINGKKSETRTYLEKCPNCDAVNKVTSDNKEEWGKRKGPNVKFFMYSGMFGCIAFLGLGILAIYFAFKGLGFVMDWLIK from the coding sequence TTGGAAGCGAAAAAACAACAAATTGAATGTCACAACTGTCATGAAATGATGATCATTGATTTTGAAACAGCAACTTTTGCGACAGCAGTTCAAGTTATAAATGGTAAAAAATCTGAAACACGTACATATCTAGAAAAATGCCCAAACTGTGACGCTGTAAATAAAGTAACAAGTGACAACAAAGAGGAGTGGGGGAAACGTAAAGGACCAAATGTAAAATTCTTTATGTATTCAGGAATGTTTGGCTGTATAGCATTTTTGGGCCTAGGTATACTTGCGATTTATTTCGCATTTAAAGGGCTAGGTTTTGTAATGGACTGGCTAATCAAATAA
- a CDS encoding thiolase family protein: protein MTAYIISGSRTAFGTFGGSLANTTDIDLGVVATTEAIKRSKISTEDIGEIVFGNIIQTNESSAYLARHIGLKSGLAHESSALTVNRLCGSGLQAIVTVAKEISLGTYDVGVAGGTENMSQAPHVLQGTRFGSPNKSPNVVDMLWSTLHDTVAGCGMGMTAENLADKYSISREEQDQFAHESHKRAAIAQNSGRFEEEIVPVIVKKGKKSLEFKEDEHIRAEISVEKLATLKPAFKNDGTVTAGNASGINDGAAAVVIVSDAYLQQHQLKPLAKIVASATAGVDPTIMGIGPVPAIQKLLKQTNLTTDDIGLFELNEAFAAQSLAVIKELGLNSEIVNVNGGAVALGHPVGASGARIAYSLSLEMQKRGVKYGVASLCIGGGQGIAVLLENPSV from the coding sequence ATGACAGCTTATATTATTAGTGGTAGTCGAACTGCATTTGGTACATTTGGTGGATCATTAGCGAATACAACCGATATAGATTTAGGTGTAGTTGCAACAACAGAAGCAATTAAACGCTCGAAAATTTCTACTGAAGATATAGGTGAAATTGTCTTCGGTAATATTATCCAAACAAATGAGTCTTCGGCATATTTAGCGAGACATATCGGCTTAAAGAGTGGATTAGCTCACGAAAGCTCAGCATTAACTGTTAATCGTTTATGTGGATCTGGTCTACAGGCTATTGTAACAGTTGCTAAAGAAATTAGTTTAGGAACATACGATGTTGGTGTGGCTGGGGGTACTGAAAATATGAGTCAAGCGCCTCATGTTTTACAGGGTACGCGCTTTGGGTCTCCTAATAAGTCACCAAACGTAGTCGATATGCTCTGGTCTACTTTACATGATACTGTAGCTGGTTGTGGCATGGGGATGACAGCTGAAAATTTGGCTGACAAATACTCAATTTCAAGAGAAGAACAGGATCAATTTGCACATGAATCACATAAACGAGCAGCAATAGCTCAGAATTCGGGTAGATTTGAAGAAGAAATTGTGCCAGTAATAGTTAAAAAGGGCAAGAAAAGTCTAGAGTTTAAAGAAGACGAACATATTCGAGCAGAAATCTCCGTTGAAAAATTAGCTACTTTAAAGCCAGCATTTAAGAATGATGGTACAGTTACTGCTGGTAATGCGAGTGGAATCAATGATGGTGCAGCCGCAGTTGTCATAGTTTCAGATGCGTATTTACAACAGCATCAGTTAAAACCATTAGCAAAAATTGTAGCATCTGCAACTGCAGGTGTTGATCCAACAATTATGGGAATTGGTCCAGTTCCCGCAATTCAAAAGCTATTAAAGCAAACAAATTTAACAACTGATGACATCGGGTTGTTTGAATTAAATGAGGCGTTTGCTGCACAGTCTTTAGCTGTAATAAAGGAGTTAGGGTTAAACAGTGAAATTGTGAATGTTAACGGTGGTGCAGTAGCTTTAGGTCACCCAGTAGGAGCAAGTGGTGCTAGAATTGCATACTCACTATCATTAGAGATGCAAAAACGAGGTGTAAAATATGGTGTCGCTAGTCTTTGCATTGGCGGTGGCCAGGGGATTGCAGTACTTTTAGAAAATCCTTCAGTCTAA
- a CDS encoding MFS transporter: MNEQAKLKKATYHLYTFLVSKMIGSLGSHVYSFGISMYILSLTGSSLSFAFNIILSYLPRTIMAPIAGILGDRMSRKKLVLGGQAGVILTVATLLLYTQQFGLSLAAIYTATVFNSIFSTFTSVAFSASIANLVDETRIQKAMSFNQLAFSVSGIGGPIFGGMLFGFVSMEIFLSIFIIASIITLTLEATMNFQLYKKQQATTDSQKETMFESFKAGFRYVNKKPVIKAILWTALWLNLFFTSVNVGHNFILLTLLQIDPKLIGIIEAGGAIGVFITSIYFASRSTVKFPLLLVKRSTFLMALLVIFVGLPLFFDFSSMMNFIYYFIIMFIFGGLGVITNTPIGVMMQTTIDEEYRGRVFGIVEMMAMSAMPIGTLAYGFLYDFVPAQYILLVSGLILILIVILLLRTSIIEMAHPELKKANAEPVIE, from the coding sequence ATGAATGAACAGGCAAAATTAAAAAAAGCGACCTACCATTTATACACATTTCTAGTGAGTAAAATGATCGGTTCGCTTGGGTCACATGTTTATAGTTTTGGTATTAGTATGTATATCTTATCGTTAACGGGTTCATCGTTAAGCTTTGCGTTCAATATTATTTTAAGCTATTTGCCACGTACAATTATGGCACCAATTGCGGGAATATTAGGGGATCGCATGTCTCGAAAAAAACTGGTGCTAGGTGGGCAGGCAGGCGTCATCTTAACAGTTGCGACACTTCTGCTTTATACACAACAATTTGGTTTATCATTGGCAGCAATTTATACCGCTACCGTGTTTAATAGCATTTTCAGCACATTCACAAGTGTTGCATTTTCTGCATCTATTGCCAATTTAGTTGATGAAACAAGAATCCAAAAGGCGATGAGCTTTAACCAACTAGCGTTTTCAGTATCTGGAATTGGTGGTCCGATTTTTGGCGGAATGTTATTTGGCTTCGTATCAATGGAAATTTTCTTATCAATTTTCATCATCGCTTCAATAATTACACTTACTTTAGAAGCAACTATGAATTTCCAGCTGTATAAAAAACAACAAGCAACGACAGATTCCCAAAAAGAAACAATGTTCGAAAGCTTTAAAGCTGGATTCCGCTATGTCAATAAAAAACCAGTAATCAAAGCCATCTTATGGACTGCACTATGGTTAAATTTATTTTTCACTTCCGTTAACGTTGGTCATAATTTCATTTTACTAACGTTATTACAGATTGATCCGAAATTAATTGGGATCATTGAAGCAGGAGGAGCTATCGGGGTATTCATCACATCCATTTATTTCGCTTCTCGTTCGACTGTTAAATTTCCATTATTGCTCGTAAAACGCTCGACATTTTTAATGGCATTACTTGTTATATTTGTTGGTTTACCATTATTCTTTGATTTTTCAAGCATGATGAATTTCATTTATTACTTTATCATTATGTTTATTTTCGGTGGACTTGGTGTCATTACTAATACCCCAATTGGCGTCATGATGCAAACAACTATTGATGAGGAATATCGTGGTCGTGTTTTTGGAATTGTTGAAATGATGGCGATGAGTGCGATGCCGATTGGAACACTTGCTTACGGATTTTTATATGACTTCGTACCAGCGCAATACATTTTACTTGTTAGCGGTTTAATTTTAATACTGATTGTAATTCTATTATTACGCACATCCATTATTGAAATGGCTCACCCTGAACTCAAAAAGGCAAACGCTGAGCCAGTAATTGAATAA